CAATGCCCGCGAACGACGATCATCGAAatcagcagctttttttttttacatgcacgaTACACTCTCCCGCATGAAATGGCGATGGAGGTGTTTGGGACTTCACTCTTACTGCGCGCATGCGCCTATCACGAAAAACTGATGGTTCTTCCGGTCTCAAAACAGATCAGTGCAAtcgtgtttttatatatatatatatatatataaacagatagcgaggagagaaagagagagagagagatttatagttTTTGAAGATTTTCGCAGATTTCGACAATGAAAAACCCTCATTTTCTTAGCGTTGTGCCGAAGCGACAGTGCAGAGGGAGGTTTGAACGAACCTGGATATGACAGTCAAAGTGACGAGGCACGGGAAAGACACAAAATGACTGGAGCTGTAGAACGCGTGCGATCCGCCAAATCTTGTGGAAGGAGGTTTActtgtagtggagtgatggcctagaggtaacgcgtccgcctaggaagcgagagaatctgagcgcactggttcgaatcctgtagttgccagtattttctccccctccgctagaccttgagtggtggtctggacgtgtcattcggatgagacgataaatcgaggtcccgtgtgcagcatgtagatagagcacgtaaaagaacccacggcaacaaaggggttgtgcctggcaaaattctgtagaaaaatccacttcgataggaaaacaaataagattgcaggcaggaaaaaaatacctcccaaaatgggtggcgttctcagtgtagcgacgcgctctcccttggatgagcagcctgaatttcacacagagaaatgtattgtgacaaaaagagtaatacaaatgcaATAGTACAATGCAGAGAGTGATTGTCGTATATATTACGTCCAAAAATGTGTTTGGCGATTTCGTTATGATTTATCAAGTCGGAAAGTAGTGATGATAAGAAACGCTTGAAGCTTTGAAAGACATAtagttatagtttcagtttcagtttcagtagctcaaggaggcgtcactgcgttcggacaaaaccatatacgctacaccacatctgccaagcagatgcctgaccagcagcgtaacccaacgcgcttagtcaggccttgagagaaaaaaaacaaccgggggaataaataatagataagctgacataaataaataaataaataataattataatatagaaaaaggtagtagtaataataataataataataataataataataaaatgataataataaaaaataaataaataagacaacaatggtgataaataagcgaataaatgtaaaacatgaagacacacattcacacatacacccacacatgcgtaacagaaatgcaccaaacatgcagtttcacagatatgaaagcacagtcaaatacatataaacgtacatgagctccaacacacacacacacacacacacacacagtaccttgcacctcctctacccccctcctccacacactcatttctagtctacgtatcgcagcttccacggcacacacacacacacacacacacacacacacacacacacacacaaacacacactcacagagatgaacacttataTCATAATAATTAAACATTGAAACGCGATCCGATGAAGCAGGTTACATTGGAAAGCATTGTTCTGTTTAGACCACACAATTTACAGTTTTCAAATAATTTCGTTTTTGGTGGTGAGCAAAGTTTTGATTTGGATCGATAAATAATGGAGTtttagcctagaggtaacgagtccgtcTGCCGGGAAGCGAAAGAATGTGAGCGCACTGCTTCGAATCCcggcatagtcgccagtattttctccccctccacgactagaccttgagtggtggtctgggcacttgtcattcggatgagacaataaacccagatcctgtatgcagcatgcacttagcgcatgtaaaagaacccacgggaacaaaagggatgtcccaggcaaaattctgtagaaaaattcacttcgataggaaaatcaaatgaaaaaaaaaatgaaaaaaaactgtcagcatcactttttttctttttctttttttaatgggcggcgttctcagtgtagcgacgcgctccccctcgggagagcagcccgaatttcactcagacaAATCTGccgtgacaatacaatacaatacaatgtaaatacatacatacatatatatcgatccaaatatacatgtgtgtgtgtgtgtgtgtaaacctctCTGCCAGCCCCGTCGGGCATTTTCGGTCTGGTTGTCCAGCAGGAGTCACACGTGAACCCTGACGGCTCTGCCTCTTTTGCAGTCACTTATGTCATTATGGGctgaatatcatcatcaccagcaccatcatcgtcatcgtcctcagtAACACACGGTCCccacgtcatcgtcatcattgttttGTCGATGTGATCAACTTTGGAGTGGACCAGATTTGCCCTCCCCATGAGCCGTCAGAAAGGAAATTATGGACCATGTCATACCCCAACACTAAACCTTGCTTCATACATTCCATAATGTCGTTGGCAGaagcggtttttgttttgtgggggggagggggttgtttttggttgttgttgtttgttttgtgtgtttttttgggggggtgttcttttttttcttttttttttcttaccatcAAGTCTACATTCTCTCAATAAATGGTAATTCACAATGACCATTTCAAAGTATTTTCTCATTAATATGCACTTGAGAATGTTTCCAGATTGCGGTGACacaatgttttttgtgtttgttttttgttttttgttgttgtttttttgtttttttactattgagaataaacgaaagaaacaacaacaatagcaattattattattattattatcatatcgaTGGATGGCAGAAGTAGCAATTATAGCTTGACCAAGTTACATATTTGTTTATCtatgcatttgtgtgtctgctttttttcttcttcttttttttctttttaactgccGTGAGCAGTAGTAATGATGGCTTTACTTAGCTACACacgtattttctctctctgtgtatctatgtgtctgagtctttgttcattcatatgtttattttcttgtttttcgtttcattttattcGTTTTTATTCCTTGaaacattttattcatttatctatttgtttatagctacctgtctatttttttttatttacttatttatctgtttattatatGACGTGTGTGCTTACTTATTTACTTGATTtgcatacttacttacttacttatatatatatatatatatatatatatataatagtcagtcgtgtccgagcgtgaacatcagaacagtagaggaggtaactgctgtcctgactacctgGGCGAGAATATGATCATAGTAAGAGCTtcttgcccgagttacacccccactctcacggccacgagggttttaggacagtcggtgttgggactTACTTACCTACTGACTCACTTACCTACCTACTGACTCACTTACTTAagtacttactcactcacttactcactcactcacccactaaccttttttttttttttttttttttttttttttccccttccagacGCACGCTCAACATGCTGCTCCGAGCGATCCTGTTTTCTACCCTCCTCCTGGTGATGTGTCCGCACCAAGGAACCACCGCCAGCGTTCACGCAAACGGGCAGCCCAACGAAGCGCAAGCTGCCTCACCCGAGGACATGGAAGGTCACATGGATGTCGCCAAGCATAACCCTATGTCCGGTGAATTTCCACCGAGGCACGAACACGATGAAGAGGGAGAGAATTCGTCTGAGGAAGAAGAACCACAgatggaagtggaggaagagagcgaagaagaggaggagggcggtGAAAAAGTGGAAGATGAAgatgagggggaagaagaagaagaagaagaagaggaggaggaggaagaagaagaagaggaggaggaggaagaagaagaagaggaggaggaggaggaaggagaagagacgGGAGGACAGGAAGCAACGAATGAAGGAGCAGaggagaaggtagaggaggaaaCACCGAAGGAAgttggggagaaggaggaaacacccaaggtagaagaagaaggaggagcccAACCGCCACAATAATCAAGACTGAAGACGCATTACTGACTTCAAAtaccaggaagaagaaaaaaaaaaagaaaaaaaaaggtatgcgcACAGGTTATCAAATTATGATATTAAATCTGATCATCTTCCACtccacatctaaaaaaaaatcacaaaaaaaacaatgacggCTCCCTCCCCtgccacaccctcctcccacacctggtaccttcatacacacacacacacacacacacacacacacacacacacacgcacacacacacacatacatacacacacgcacgtacacacacacacacgcacacacacacacgcacgtacacacacacacacacacacacacacacgtacacacacacacgcacacacacatacacacacacgcacgtacacacacacacacactcacgtacacacacacacgcacacacacaaacacacacacactcacgcacgcacacacacacacacacacacacacacacacacacacacacacacgcacgtacacacacacacactcacgtacacacacacacgcacacacacacacacacacacacacacacgtacacacacacacacacacacacacacacacacacacacacacacacacacacacacacacacacacacacacacacacacattcgaataacacaggacatattcccagtcaggtgatgctaacagatgatgaatatatacaaacaagattgggaaattTTGTTTATGAATGTTGCTGCAATTTActacattaactgattgattaattgtgtttttttttcattcgttcattcatttaccattgcacttgtgtcttataaaccttacggtttcatgacaataaaatctattctattctattctctattctattcatacacacacacacacgcacgcacgtacacacacacacacacatacacacacacgcacgcacgcacgcacacacacacacacaaacacacacacacagacacacagacacacacacacacacacagacacagacacacacacacacacacacacacacgtttccttcCACTGCTAAACTCTCTTTCGGTTACATGCAACATTCTATTTACATCAGtacaaatcaaaaataaaattTGTATTCGtaagtatcatttttttttttagtacaatgCTACTCATTCCCACCCACAAATTTATACGAAATACATGGAATTACAAGGATACCTTAACAGAACAACCAACTATAACACAAACATTTGGTAATCCAAGGTGAAATTAATACAggctgttgttttggtggtgtttttcgtTTTTCAATGAAAGCATATATAGTGTATTCACTCCAGCACAAATATTTCAGGGCGGTAAATAATTCCTATGTAGTAGAAGAAATAcgtgaatacaaaaaaacaaacatgaggtCATCAGATTATTTGATTCACGTATTCAACCAATAGTACTGCATGAAAGCTGAAGTTTGGGGACTTGATGCAGTTTCTTACcagtacgaaaaaaaaaattcatctgaATGGtttgagaaaggtgtgtgtgtgtgtgtgtgtgtgtgtgtgtgtgtgtgtgtgtgtgtgtgtgtgtgtgtgtgtgtgtgtgtttaaaaaactgAATGGTTTTgaagtgggggcgtgggggggggggggggggagagacaaaccgATATCCATAAAGAATCATTTCGGCTGTGAAGTGCGTAAGTTTTTAGTTTAGGTTCCGTCAGTTAAAGTGTAGACTTTCAACGTAAAGCTAACATAATAAGACTGATCAATTGTATGAGACAATTAAAGTGGACTGCCCTAAGaaaacaatttttcttcttctttttttagtctTGAATCTTGTTTCGGCTGCAAAGTGCATACATTTTTAGTTAAAGGTAAGTCAGATGGGTCGGTGTAGACTTTCAACGTCAAGTTAACAATAAGATTTATCGGCTGGATGAGACAGAAAAAGTGGACTGCCCTGAgaaatacttcttcttttttttctttttttttgttagtcttgactctctctctctctctctctctctctctctctctctctctctctccgtgttctttTATAAGGCATTCAAATGGAGATAAATCGCTACTTAGTAAAGCCAGTATGATGTATGTTTTGTCCATATCTACGTTAATTTCCTTACGTTGTTTGGTGAAATTGTATCATGTTTTCGtataccccttcacttggggATGAGGCCTGaatgtgaataaaacattcagattctctctctctctctctctctctctctctcttaatctcaaAGTTTCCCCCCACATTACCCGTACACACAACAACCTGTGTTCAGTGACACAGAACatcagttatttgtatttgtatttctttttatcacaacagatttctctgtgtgaaattcgagctgctctcgccagggtgagcgtgtcgctatactacagcgccacccttttttttctttctttttttttctttttttttcctgcgtgcagttttatttgtttttcctatcgaagtggatttttctacagaattttgccaggaacaacccttttgttgccgtgggttcttttacgtgcgctaagtgcatgctgcacacgggacctcggtttatcgtctcatccgaatgactagcgtccagaccaccactcaaggtctagtggagggggagaaaatatcggcggctgagccgtgattcgaaccagcgcgctcagaatctctcgcttcctagacggacgcgttacctctaggccatcactacacagtGATGTGCTTTAAtgtctgtttttatgttgttgttgttgtatcttttcAGATACTGCCGGCATTCCAGTGGTCTTCGCCGTGCTTTGAAGTGCTCTCAAGGATCCGCAAGTGAAATGTTCTTCACCCGACCGAGATACGTCTATCTTAACTAATGTTTTGCGCGTTACTGCGAACTGGGTTCTCCAgaaacaccctcacccccaccaatccctccctccccccctcccgcccccccgccccctcccccacctccgccccccgtGCAGAGTTGGAATTTTTCCATTTCATTACTCCTTTTGATTAGCAcacaatttacacacacgcacacgcacgcacgcatacacacacacacacacacacacacacacacacaaacacaagcacacgcacgcacgaacacacacacacacacacacacacacacacacacacacacacacacacacacacacacacacaaagaaaaatacaacacCATCCGGGAATCGCTTTGAATTACTTATTCCTCAAAAGTCctcatttgttttttggttgttttgttgtttctcatCATAACGTGGCAACAAGCGTTTGTCCCGAATGAGACACAGAAGCCACATAATCTGAACTCGTTGTGTCGTCTTAATTCATTTGCCATTCCCATCAATTACAGGCGTTAGATTCAAAAGCAAGGTCTCCCATGATGGCCCTCGCGGAAGAGGACCAATGAGTCTATAGAGATATTAATATTAAGCTGTATTCAATACAGAAAATGGTATCAGTCTTCTCTTTACAGCGGagccactctctgtgtctctctcagcgccccccgccccccccccccccccccccactcccgcacccccaccactcccgcaCCCCCACTATCCCGtaccccacgcccccttctctctctctctctctctctctctctctctctgtgcgtgcgtgtgtgtgtgcccacctcccctccccattccctctctctccctctgtctctctctctctctctctctctctctctgttaaaagAGCAAAGgccatcacccaccccctccctccctccccccgcccctcacccattatgaagacaacacacacacaaaaaaaaagaagccatttTTGAACAGTTTTCCAATGGCTGGTCACAACACTAGAATGTTCGGGACTTCAACAATTCCGACAATGCCTTCAACACCGTCAGAATAGCCTACCCGGATTTCCAAGAACGCGCGAAACAaattcccttcttcctcctcctgcttagCTTtcgtatactactactactactactactactactgtgactACCTGTTGCTACCACTCTGACTTCGATTGacttctgttatatatatatgtctacagCTTGATTAATCAATTTCACACTCGCATTCTCAAACAGTAGAGATTCTCCCAGTTTTACTTTCCTTTGAAATATGTTATCTTTGAGCTGaataaaaatgcaaaaaaaagtaaatgtcttttttttcttcttttttttttcttgtgcgaGGCAGAGGGGTGTTCGTTGTTTGTCtgcttttgttcattttattgtttctttgggggaagggggacgggggggggggcgagtagaACGAATGCTACGAGAGACTGTTTATGCATATATCAGAAacgtgagcacgcacgcacgcacacacacacacacacacacacacacacacacacacacacacacacacacacacacacacacacacacacacacactggcacacacactgacacacatacgcgcgtgcgagGAAGTCAGAACAAATACAGTTGTGTTGACCCGGGGAAGaataaaaatgagaaagaaagataaccCGGAAAAGAAAATAGCAGAAATAAAACACTGGCATCGGCAGAAAATTAATCCAAGCCCAAAATTTCCATAATGTGGGGTTTTCATAATTCATCACATTGAAAGAAGTTCCCGGCGTCGCCACATGagctgggtggaggtgggggggggggggtcttttgcaGCTTAAATAGATATATTTAAtaatggtatcatcatcatcattagtgttCGTTACTCAGTGGAACCTCGACTAaccaggtttgttttgttttgttttgtattttgattatttttttctacACGCatattttcagtttgtgtgtgtgtgtgcgtgtgtgcgcgcgtgtatgtgttcgtgagtatgtgtgtgtgtgtgcgcgcgcgcgcgtgcgcgcatgcgtatgCATGCTTtagtctgtacatgtgtgaggtGCTAGGTGTCATGATTGTATTTACGTGGATGATAATTATGGACGTAACTATGTATACTGCCGTGTACGTAAACGCATGTGTTCTTCAACTACGCTTGTGCGTTTTAAGTTTGATATCAAATTCGGGTAGTACATTTAAACCACAGTGGAAAGGTTAATGACGAGAGGTTTGTATATCTGATTCAGCctttgctctttaaaaaaaaaaaaaaaaaaaaaaatgctagaaGTCTGTACAAAAAGCCGTACCAAATTATCCGATGCACGCAGTCACACTGAACAACCACTTCCACGTTCGTCAGCTTGACTTGTTCGTGTGCTCTGAGTATGcagtcacaaacaaaacaaaaagaaattgtcacgctctataagagagcagactagaaacccccacccagcccagcactaacacccagacaccacaaacacagactacaacaattcagggttcacatttatttaatcacacacCGAGCTTGTCCACAAacaaccacaaccccagctgcaacatcAGACTTAAATAatagaatggataaataacaccaaaaacaaaaacaaaaaaaacaaaaaaacagagctttaagacatggaaacacaagcacaacgttgatgatgaagtagtgacgatgaagtagtgacgacgacgacgaacagtaagtacCGACGACGAAGAata
This genomic interval from Babylonia areolata isolate BAREFJ2019XMU chromosome 8, ASM4173473v1, whole genome shotgun sequence contains the following:
- the LOC143284489 gene encoding uncharacterized protein LOC143284489 produces the protein MLLRAILFSTLLLVMCPHQGTTASVHANGQPNEAQAASPEDMEGHMDVAKHNPMSGEFPPRHEHDEEGENSSEEEEPQMEVEEESEEEEEGGEKVEDEDEGEEEEEEEEEEEEEEEEEEEEEEEEEEEEEGEETGGQEATNEGAEEKVEEETPKEVGEKEETPKVEEEGGAQPPQ